The DNA window TCAGCGTGGAAACTTGTCGGCAGAGGAGAACGTATATAACAAAATGCCGGCGATAATAAGCTGTACTACAGTCATTGCGATCATTCTATTTATCATCGGTTTTTTGTTCTTGTATTTTCTCTTTTCATCGAGAATAAAACAAGACGCTTCCGGAAAAATTAAACGCCGGAACAATGACGATGAAACTTTGAGCATATTTAAAAATCTTGATAAAAAAGCCGAGGAAGGCAAATTCGAAGACATTAAAAAGGACAAATAAAATTAATTGCGATCAATTTGTAACGAGGTATTTTATCCTTTGCCCGTAAATCGAATCAGTTGGGTCGCATTTCCTTTATATTCACTCCAGCGGGGCGATGCATTCGGGTGAATCGAATGAAGGTGAATTGACTTTTTTCGACACTTCATGGAAAACCAGGCTTTTTCCTTCTTCATTATTCAACACACTGTCCAGCTTCCCCCTGTCGAAAATTCCGTTGTCTATCCAGACGTCCAGGTCTTTTCTGCCGAGAATTGCCGGCGCTCTTTCATGAATGAATCTTATCCCGGCACCTGCTTCGACTGTTACAATTGAAACAGTCTGCAAAAAAACACCTTTCCCGTCTGTCCAGACGTCAAATATACCCGCGAAAGCCATGGTTTCACCGTTTTTATTAAACAAATAGAACGGCGTTTTTTCTTTTCCCGTTTTTTTCCATTCGTAATATCCGTCAGCCATCACTATGCATCTTTTGTTTCTGAAAGCTCCGGAAAAAGAAGGTTTTACGGCCAGAGATTCCGCTCTGGCATTTATCATACTGTAAGACGTTTTCGGTTCCTTCGACCAGGAAGGAACAAGCCCCCACTTCGCAGACTTTATTTTCCGGTTTCCCTCAAAAACCAAAATCAGAACATTTTGTCCGGGAGCCACGTTGTAAGACGGTGTTTTGACGGATTGGGCGTCAAAACTTTCAGCCATCGCGGCATCAAAATCCTTTTTCAGTTGAGCCAGCGAGCTTTTTACAGCAAATCTTCCGCACATTTTCATCTCCGGTTTAAGTCATTGAATTGTATCAGAAAGCGTATTAGAATTTTAACCGAAATGTAGGGTTATTTTCAAAATAAAAGGAGGCCGCATGATTGAAAAAATAATTCGATGTCTCGGCGGCGAAGCGGAAAACCTCCTGAACTACCGCTGTTCAGGCATCCCAAAAGAGAACCTTCATCTTCCAGGAAACGATTACATAGACAGAGTGTTTTCTGCAAGCGACAGACCAACGACCGTAATGAGAAATCTTCAGCAGATTTTCAACACAGGAAGATTGGCCGGAACGGGATACCTTTCCATACTGCCCGTAGATCAGGGTATAGAGCATTCTGCCGGCGCTTCTTTCGCTCCGAATCCCGAATACTTCGATCCTGAAAACATTGTCCGACTCGCGATAGCCGGAGGATGTAACGCCGTCGCTTCCACTCTCGGAGTCCTCGGTTCCGTGGCGAGAAAGTACGCTCACAAGATTCCATTCATAGTAAAGATTAACCACAACGAACTTTTGACATATCCAAACATCCACGATCAGACGCTTTTTGCCTCCGTCGAACAGGCTTTCGATATGGGAGCAATCGCTGTCGGAGCAACTGTTTATTACGGATCCGCGGAATCGAGAAGACAGATAACCGAGATTTCCGAGGCGTTCGAACACGCCCACGGACTTGGCCTTGTCACTATTTTGTGGGCTTATCTCAGGAATGAGAGCTTTAAAACCCAGTCAACAGATTATCACGTTTCCGCAGACCTTACAGGACAAGCCAACCATCTCGCCGTAACCATTGAGGCGGACATAGTCAAACAGAAACAACCTGAGAACAACGGCGGATTCAGAGACTTAAAATTCGGAAAAACCCACAAAGATGTTTATTCCACTCTCGCAAAAATACATCCAATAGATTTGACGAGATATCAGGTCGCCAACTGCTACATGGGCAGAATCGGGCTTATCAACTCGGGCGGAGCATCAGGCGAGAATGATCTGTCTCAAGCAGTTAAAACTGCCGTAATAAACAAAAGAGCGGGAGGTATGGGGCTGATTTCAGGCAGAAAAGCTTTTCAAAAACCTTCGGAAGAAGGAGTCAGTCTGCTGAACGCCATACAGGACGTCTATCTGTGCGAAGACGTCTCCATAGCGTGATGAGATTTTCTCCCTTTCATCTCTGCCCGTAGTTTTTGTAAAAATCTTCTTTTTTTCTGTACATTTGAAGGTCGGCGAACGAGATAAGCTCTTCAATGCTCCTTGGGTTCTGAGGATCGAACACTGCGAATCCGTAACTGACTGTTATGTTGTATTTCGTTTCTTCTTTTGCGTTGTGAGTGTCTAAATTTTTTCTAATCCTTTTCCAGATAAGATCGGTTTTTTCAAGCGCCAGGGACTGAAAAATTATTATGAATTCGTCTCCTCCGAGCCTGAACACGACGTCAGATTCCCTTATCGAAGCATTGAGAATCTCTGTGAGTTTGACAAGCAGATTGTCTCCCTCGTTGTGTCCAAAATCATCGTTGATGTTTTTCAGTCCGTTGACGTCGACAAAACATATCAAAAATGGAAGGTTTTCCTTAAAAGATTCCTTTATCCTGTGCTCGAGAAATAAAAGACCCGCGCGTCTGTTATAAATGCCTGTCAGGTCGTCCGTAGAGGCGAAAAATCTAAGTTCTTCTTCTATTTCCATTTTTCTGTTCAGTTCTTCCTGCAGTTTTTGATTGGTCTTGGCGAGATTTGATGCCCTTCTTTCCACTCTTTCATTCAATGTGCTTTTAAGTTCTTCTAAATTTTTAGTCCACATTCTGTTTATCGAAGTGGCGTCAATAATAAAGCATACTGAGCCTGAAAAACCTGCTTCAATTTTAAAAGGAATAATCTTCATGATCGCGGTCATTTCGCGGTTGTCTTTTTCATATTTTATTTCGATTTGGGATTCTTTGCCATCCGCCATGATTTTTTCAAGAGCTGTCTCAATATATTCTTTGTTCTTGGGTCCGAACAAATCCGAAATTTTTACATTTTTGCCGCTTTCAGACTTTCCTTCGGCTATCTTTAGAAAGTCTTTGCCGCAATTCAGTACTGTCAACTCCGAATCTGTCAGAAGGACAGAAAAGTTTCTGAATTCGAATATATCTTTTTCTATGCCC is part of the candidate division WOR-3 bacterium genome and encodes:
- a CDS encoding SOS response-associated peptidase; protein product: MCGRFAVKSSLAQLKKDFDAAMAESFDAQSVKTPSYNVAPGQNVLILVFEGNRKIKSAKWGLVPSWSKEPKTSYSMINARAESLAVKPSFSGAFRNKRCIVMADGYYEWKKTGKEKTPFYLFNKNGETMAFAGIFDVWTDGKGVFLQTVSIVTVEAGAGIRFIHERAPAILGRKDLDVWIDNGIFDRGKLDSVLNNEEGKSLVFHEVSKKVNSPSFDSPECIAPLE
- a CDS encoding class I fructose-bisphosphate aldolase encodes the protein MIEKIIRCLGGEAENLLNYRCSGIPKENLHLPGNDYIDRVFSASDRPTTVMRNLQQIFNTGRLAGTGYLSILPVDQGIEHSAGASFAPNPEYFDPENIVRLAIAGGCNAVASTLGVLGSVARKYAHKIPFIVKINHNELLTYPNIHDQTLFASVEQAFDMGAIAVGATVYYGSAESRRQITEISEAFEHAHGLGLVTILWAYLRNESFKTQSTDYHVSADLTGQANHLAVTIEADIVKQKQPENNGGFRDLKFGKTHKDVYSTLAKIHPIDLTRYQVANCYMGRIGLINSGGASGENDLSQAVKTAVINKRAGGMGLISGRKAFQKPSEEGVSLLNAIQDVYLCEDVSIA
- a CDS encoding diguanylate cyclase, with the protein product MGIEKDIFEFRNFSVLLTDSELTVLNCGKDFLKIAEGKSESGKNVKISDLFGPKNKEYIETALEKIMADGKESQIEIKYEKDNREMTAIMKIIPFKIEAGFSGSVCFIIDATSINRMWTKNLEELKSTLNERVERRASNLAKTNQKLQEELNRKMEIEEELRFFASTDDLTGIYNRRAGLLFLEHRIKESFKENLPFLICFVDVNGLKNINDDFGHNEGDNLLVKLTEILNASIRESDVVFRLGGDEFIIIFQSLALEKTDLIWKRIRKNLDTHNAKEETKYNITVSYGFAVFDPQNPRSIEELISFADLQMYRKKEDFYKNYGQR